A window of the Buchnera aphidicola (Aphis glycines) genome harbors these coding sequences:
- a CDS encoding FtsX-like permease family protein has product MNFLPFFIAKRLYLKNNNNHIIFLISILSKIAIALSVFILIISISALNGFKILVNQNILSSVPHGIIQSIDKPFLHYRKIIQKINSISGVNYSEPYISLSAVLLKTNKIKFFNIKSFTNIKYIKKYFSFQEENYQLSKLDNFQHNQIILSSDLSRDLEIKEGDWINFIILDNKFSFQLNKIKIFSLQIKSIFNSNGVSNSNIGLIPFSFFQGNFDIINNINTIELYMSRPLDANKIVLDAAKIIKTPVSLYTWINNYQYIYNDINKIKTIIYITLLMLIIISSFSIISVSLLSISKKIKDISILRSIGANNILIQLIFLYYGFRFILIGNVIGLFFGVITILNFKNIMCFLEKHFNNNLLLNNIYYHNFLLLDLNLSDIIIIFISTIVIGILSNLYPAYYASKIDPNKILKKF; this is encoded by the coding sequence ATGAATTTTTTACCTTTTTTTATTGCAAAACGATTATATTTAAAAAACAATAACAATCATATAATTTTTTTAATTTCTATTTTATCTAAAATAGCAATTGCTTTGAGTGTTTTTATATTAATTATTAGTATTAGCGCTTTAAATGGATTTAAAATATTAGTAAATCAAAATATTTTGTCATCTGTACCTCATGGAATTATACAATCAATAGACAAACCATTCTTGCATTATCGGAAGATTATACAAAAAATTAATTCTATATCAGGAGTAAATTACTCTGAACCGTATATTTCATTAAGCGCAGTTTTACTAAAAACAAATAAAATTAAATTTTTTAATATTAAAAGTTTTACAAATATAAAATATATAAAAAAATACTTTTCTTTTCAAGAAGAGAATTATCAATTATCAAAGTTAGATAATTTTCAACATAATCAAATAATTCTTTCTTCTGATTTGTCTAGAGATTTAGAAATAAAAGAAGGAGATTGGATCAATTTTATAATTTTAGATAATAAGTTTTCTTTTCAATTAAATAAAATTAAAATATTTTCTCTTCAAATTAAATCTATATTTAATTCTAATGGAGTTTCAAATTCTAATATTGGGTTGATTCCATTTTCTTTTTTTCAAGGCAATTTTGACATAATAAATAATATTAATACTATTGAATTGTATATGTCTCGTCCATTAGACGCTAACAAAATTGTTTTAGATGCAGCTAAAATAATCAAAACTCCCGTAAGTTTATATACTTGGATTAATAACTATCAATATATATATAATGATATTAATAAAATAAAAACAATAATATATATTACATTATTAATGCTAATAATAATTTCTTCTTTCAGTATTATATCTGTATCATTGTTATCTATCTCGAAAAAAATAAAAGATATTTCTATTTTACGTAGTATAGGTGCTAACAATATTCTTATTCAACTTATCTTTTTATATTATGGTTTTCGTTTTATTTTAATAGGAAATGTAATCGGTTTATTCTTTGGTGTTATAACTATTTTAAATTTTAAGAATATTATGTGTTTTTTAGAAAAGCATTTTAACAATAACTTATTATTAAATAATATTTATTATCATAATTTTTTATTATTAGACTTAAATTTATCAGATATAATAATCATTTTTATCAGTACTATAGTAATAGGAATTCTTTCGAATTTATATCCTGCATATTATGCTTCAAAAATAGATCCTAATAAGATATTAAAAAAATTTTAA
- the gap gene encoding type I glyceraldehyde-3-phosphate dehydrogenase codes for MTIKVGINGFGRIGRVIFRLAQRRTNIEILAINDLIDPEYIAYMLKYDSTHGDFQKHIEVKNKNIIVNGKKIRTTSIKDPKKLMWSDLSIDVVIESTGLFLTQDTAYQHILAGAKKVVITGPSKDDIPMFVKGANFDKYQGENIVSNASCTTNCLAPLAKVIDDNFDIVEGLMTTVHATTATQKVVDSASNKDWRGGRGAFQNIIPSSTGAAIAVGKVLPNLNRKLTGIAFRVPTSNVSVVDLTVRYKKSTTYEEICSVIKHASNQEMNGILGYTEDEVVSSDFNGKELTSIFDAKAGLSLNKNFSKLISWYDNETGYSSKVLDLVTLVSTK; via the coding sequence ATGACTATTAAGGTAGGTATAAATGGCTTTGGCCGTATTGGACGTGTTATATTTCGACTAGCTCAAAGACGTACAAATATCGAAATTTTAGCAATCAATGATTTAATTGACCCTGAATATATAGCTTATATGTTAAAATATGACTCTACACATGGTGATTTTCAAAAACATATTGAAGTAAAAAATAAAAATATTATTGTAAATGGAAAAAAAATTAGAACTACTTCGATTAAAGATCCTAAAAAATTAATGTGGAGTGATTTATCAATTGATGTTGTAATTGAATCTACAGGTCTCTTTTTAACTCAAGACACCGCTTATCAACATATTTTAGCGGGAGCAAAAAAAGTTGTAATCACTGGTCCTTCTAAAGATGATATTCCAATGTTTGTTAAAGGAGCTAATTTTGATAAATATCAAGGCGAAAATATTGTATCTAATGCATCTTGTACGACTAATTGCTTAGCTCCTTTAGCAAAAGTAATAGATGATAATTTTGATATTGTAGAAGGTTTAATGACTACTGTTCATGCTACTACAGCTACTCAAAAAGTTGTTGATAGCGCTTCAAATAAAGATTGGAGGGGAGGTAGAGGAGCATTTCAAAATATTATTCCTTCCTCTACTGGAGCAGCAATAGCTGTTGGAAAAGTTTTGCCAAATTTAAATAGAAAATTAACAGGTATAGCATTTCGTGTTCCTACATCTAATGTATCTGTTGTAGATTTAACAGTGCGTTATAAAAAATCAACTACATATGAAGAAATATGTTCTGTTATTAAGCATGCTTCAAATCAAGAAATGAATGGAATATTAGGATATACAGAAGATGAAGTAGTATCATCAGATTTTAACGGAAAAGAACTCACTTCAATATTTGATGCAAAAGCAGGTCTATCATTAAATAAAAATTTTTCTAAACTTATTTCTTGGTATGATAATGAAACTGGTTATTCTAGTAAAGTTCTAGATTTAGTTACGTTAGTATCTACAAAATAA